A window of the Lactuca sativa cultivar Salinas chromosome 5, Lsat_Salinas_v11, whole genome shotgun sequence genome harbors these coding sequences:
- the LOC128126220 gene encoding HMG1/2-like protein, which produces MKGSKSSGATRKADTKLAVKKTAAKGKAAKDPNKPKRPASAFFVFMEDFRKQFKEDHPDNKSVAAVGKAGGAKWKLKLY; this is translated from the exons ATGAAAGGAAGCAAATCAAGCGGTGCTACGAGGAAAGCCGATACCAA GTTGGCTGTAAAGAAGACTGCAGCCAAGGGGAAAGCAGCTAAGGATCCCAATAAACCCAAGAGACCCGCTAGCGCCTTCTTTGTGTTCAT GGAGGACTTTAGAAAGCAGTTCAAAGAAGATCACCCTGACAACAAATCTGTTGCTGCT GTTGGTAAAGCTGGTGGGGCAAAATGGAAGTTAAAACTATACTAG